The sequence GAACGTCGGATTTGAGCGGAGACAGCAGATGATCAAGCCAAGTGAAAAAGCCGCCCACCTGATCGACGGCATCAACGCATTCGCCCGCGACGAACTCGCACCACTGGTTCAGCGAGAAGGCATCCGCTGGGGCGAGCCGGTCGCCAAGCCGTTTCTGCGCGATATCTGGCAACGCTCCTGCGAGCTGGGTTTCTATAACGCCATGCTGCCGGAAGCCCTCGGTGGCGCCGGCCTGAGCGTCGCCGAACTGTGCATGCTGAAGGAAGCCGCGGTGCTCACCGGCTCGCCGTTGGCGCCGCACATTCTCGGCGAGCTGTCCGGCCCGCCACGGGTCGGCCACCTGTTCAAGGTCGCCAACGAGCACCAGATCGAGGCCTTCCTGCAGCCGATCTGCCGCGCAGAGAAGGCGGTGTGCTTCGCCCTCACCGAGGCCGAGGCCGGCTCCGACGCCGCCGCGCTGGGCACCGAGGCGCGCCTGGAGGGTGACCACTACGTGCTGCGCGGCGCCAAGCGCTACATCTCCGGCGCGCCCTACGCCGACCTCGCCGTGCTGCTCGCGGTGACCGGCCCGGGCCGCGGTGCGCAGGGCATCTCGGCGTTCTTCGTCGATCTGCATGCAGAAGGCGTCAGCGTCGACAGCGACTACTCGGTGATGTCCGGTGGTGGCGCCCACGGCAACATTCTTCTGGAAGACGTGCGCGTGCCAGTGACCAACCGCATTGGCGAGGAAGGTCAGGGCTTCAAGCTGGCGATGGGACGGATCACCCTGAACCGTCTGTTGCACTGCCCGACCATGCTCGGCATGGCCGGACTGGCGCTGAATCTGTCGCTGGACTATGCCCGCACCCGCAAGCAGTTCGGCCAGCCGATCGCCATGTTCCAGTCGATCAACCACATGCTCGCCGACATGGCCACCGAGCTGTACGCTGCGCGCAGCATGATGTACGCAACTGCAGCGAACAATGACGCCGGCGGCGACATCAAGGTGCAGGCACCAATGTGCAAGCTGTACGCCTCGGAAACCGCCTTCCGCATCGCCGACAAGGCGGTGCAGATCCATGGCGGCGCCGGGCTGATCAAGGGGCATCCAGTCGAATGGTTCTTCCGTGCGACACGCATGATGCGCATCCTGACCGGCACCAGCGAGATCCAGCGCAACACCATCGCCAAGGGCATTCTGCTGCCGAGCTGAATGCTTCCCGCATCCCCATCGCCAAGCGGGTGCTGCGGCATCGCTAGCAGGACCGTCCGCCAGGGAAGCTGGCCGGTCCCACAACAACAAAGAGAATTCCCATGCCCCACCAAGACTCTGCCTTCCGTCCGCGCCAGGCCTGGACGATCGCCGTCCTGCTGGCCTTCATGATGCTGGTCAACTTCCTCGACAAGGTGGTGATCGGCCTGGTCGGCGTACCGATGACCCAGGAACTGGACCTAAGCCCGACCGAGTTCGGCCTGATCGGCGGCGCCCTGCACTGGCTGTTCGCGATCTCAGCAGTGGTCGGCGGCTTCCTCGCCAACCGCCGCCCGACCCGCACCCTGCTGCTCGGCATGGGCCTGTTCTGGGCGCTGATCCAGCTGCCGATGCTGTTCGCCAGCTCACTGTGGATGATCGTCGCCTGCCGTGTGCTGCTCGGCATCGGTGAAGGCCCGGCCTCGCCGGTCGCCACCCATGCGCTGTACAAGTGGTTCCCCGACGACCGCCGCAGCCTGCCGGTGGCTCTGTTGCATTCCGGCAGCGCCATGGGCCTGCTGGTGGCCGGCGCGATGATCCCGTGGATCAGCCTGAATTATGGCTGGCGCACCAACTTCGCCGTACTCGCCGCCATCGGTCTGGTCTGGTGCGGGTTGTGGCTACTGCTCGGCCGCGAGGGCACCCTCGATACACTGCGCCGCAACCAACCGAGCGCCCCACAGGACGAGGCGCGCGTGCCTTACCGCCGCCTGCTGAGCGACAGCAGCGTGCTCGGCAACTACGCCTGCCACTTCGCGGCCAACTGGTCGCTGGCACTGACCCTGACCTGGGTGCCCAGCTACCTGGAGATCGGCCTTGGCATCGACCCGCTGAAGACCGGGCACATGTTCGTCATGTTCGTCATCGTCACCACGCCGCTGAGCCTGCTGATGGCCTGGCTGTCACAACGTCTGATGAGCCGCGGCGTGCCCTCGCGCCTGGCACGCGGCGCCTTCGTCTCGCTGTGCCTGATTGCCGGCGGGCTGTTCTCCTCGGCGCTGATGCTCACCGAGCTGTCGGTGACCACGCGGATCATCGCCCTGACCCTCAGCGGCGGTCTGGCACTCGTGATGTATTCGGTGGGGCCGGCCATGCTCGCCGAGTTCACCCCGAGCAGCCAGCGCGGCGGCATCCTCGCCATTGGCAACGCGGTAGCCTCGCTGGCCGGATTGTCGGCGCCAGTGGTCACCGGCCTGCTGGTGCATGGTGCCGGCGCCGGCCACCCGCAAGGCTACGCCCAGGGCTTCTTCGTCTGCGGCGGCGTGATGATCGTGGCAGGGCTGATCGGCCTGGTGGCGATGAACCCGCAGCGCTCACGTGAGCGCCTGGCTCAGGACGAGGTGCCGGTGGCCTGCTCGCGGGCCTGATCCTCATCGGCGGTGCGTTCAATCAGGCTGCCACGCCAGCGGCCTTCGCGCACCGCCTCCACCAGCAGGCCATGCACCAGGTCGCGCATGCATGAGGCGGCGAACGACAGAGGCTTGTGCACCGAGTAGGCGATCGACACCGTGCGGGTGATGCACGGCTCGACGATCTGCCGCGCCTCGGTCGGCTCGAGCAGGTCAGCCAGTGGCGGCCAGTTGCTGATGGTTGCCGCCAGGCCGCTGCGCACCAGGCTGGCGATGCCCGGCGCGGACTGTTGTTCATAGGCGACGTTGAGCACCACCCCCGCCTCCATCGCTGCCTGCTCGATGCGCCGGCGCAGGTGCAGCGCCCGCGGCGCCATCACCAGCCGTGTGGCACCAGCCTCGGCCAGGGTGATCGGGTCGCCGTGCAGCCCCTGGCTGCCCATCCCCACCCAGTACAGATCCTCGATGAAGATCGGTTCGGCAGCGACATGCTCGAGCTCCTCGGCATTCGGCACCACGCCGAAATCGACCTTGCCCAGCTCGATGGCCTGCCCTCCCTCTCGGGTCAGGCCATCGCAGATGGTCAGGGTGATGCTGGGAAATTTCTCCGCAGCCCGCGCGATGATCGCCGGCAGCAGAAGCGCCGAGGCGGTGGCCGGAATCGAGATCGACACATGGCCCTTGGGGTCGCCACGGGTCGAGGTCAGCTCATCCTTCACCGAATCGAGCTTCTGCACCACCGAGCGCGCTACCTCGTAGAGCCGGCGTCCCGCGTCGGTCAGCGCCACGCCGTCGTGCTGGCGTTCCAGCAGCTGCATCTCCAGCTCGCTTTCCAGCAGGCCGATCTGCCGGCTCAGTGCCGGCTGGGCGATATAGGCCCGCCGAGCAGCGGCGGAGAAGCTGCCGGCCTCGGCGATGGCGATCAGATAACGGAGCTGCTTGAGGGTCATGCGGTTCTCTCTATGGCCATGCCGAAGCGTTATGGCATCTATCCGAAGACACTATTTGTGGGGCTTTTCTAGGGTCCCTAGTATCCCCCAAACACTAGAGCGAAGGGAGTATCCGTAACTCGACATTACAGTGCAGAACAATAAGTAGCGCCAATAAAAAGCCCTCTCCGTACGAATTGCCATTCTGCCGAAGAATATTGTCTCGCCCCAGGCGGGACGGGCCTTCCATTGCCTGTGCATTTCGCAACTTGTTGTCCTCTGCGCGTGAAATTCAATTCTCACTCGACAACAAAGAGGACAATGAGTGATGAGGTCAAGACTGCACGGCTTATTTAAACCGCCTTACTTTCTATTACCCCTGAGTTGCATGGTCGGCAGCGTCCAGGCGGTCGATTTTCAACTCGGCGCAATTGATGGCCAACTGGATTCCGCACTGTCCATCGGCACCAGCATCTCCACGGCCAACCCCGATCCGAAACAACTGAACAGCGCTACCGGCGACGACGGTCGCCGCAACTTCCGTTCCGGCGATGCCTTCTCCGGCATATTCAAGGGCATCCACGACCTGGAGCTGCGCCACGGCGATATGGGCTTATTCCTGCGTGGCAGCTACTGGTACGACTACGTACTGCGCGACCAGGACCAGCGTTTCAAGAACGTCGAGGACAACAACCGCAAGCGTTCGGCAAAATCCACCGGCACCGAACTGCTCGACGCCTTCGCCTACTACAACTACGCCATCGCCGAGCAACCGGGTTCGGCACGCCTCGGCAAACAGGTAGTGAACTGGGGCGAGAGCACCTTCATCCAGGGCGGCCTCAACGTGGTCAACCCGTTCAACCTGTCGGCACTACGTCGCCCGGGCTCTGAGGTGAAGGAAGGCCTGGTGCCGGTGAACATGTTCTACGTCTCGCAGAACCTCAGCGAGTCAGTCTCCGGAGACTTCTTCTACCAGCTCGACTGGGAACAGACCCAGCTCGACAACTGCGGCACCTTCTTCTCCAGCAACGACTTCCTCGCCGATGGCTGTGACGGCCTCGACGTGGGCAGCGTGCTGACCGGCGTGCCGGCGGCAGTGGCGGCGCTGACGCCCTATGGCGTCAACCTCACCGACGAAGGCATCCGCATCCCGCGCGGCAAGGATCAGGACGCCCGCAACAGCGGCCAGTGGGGCGTGTCGCTGCGCTGGTTCGCCGCCGACCTGGACACCGAGTTCGGCGCCTACGTTGCCAACTACCACAGCCGCCTGCCCTACATGGGCACCATCAGCAGCCCTTACTACAACAGCACTGTATTCGGTAACGCACTCAACAATGCCCTGCGTCTGGGTACCTCGCAGTACGTCGCGCAGTACCCCGAGGACATCCACCTGTACGGCCTGTCGTTCTCCACCAACCTGGATACCGGCACCGCGCTTCAAGGCGAGATCAGCTATCGGCCGAACATGCCGATCCAGCTCAACGGCACCGACGTCATCCAGTCGCTGCTCAATGATCCGAACCGTTCGCCATTGGTCGCCGAAGGCATTCGTACGCCAGAGGCCAACACGCTGTTCAACGGCTACCTGCGCAAGGAAGTTACCCAGGCTCAGGTCACCGCGACCCACTCGTTCGCCCAGGTACTCGGCGCCGATCAACTGATGCTGATAGGTGAGGCAGCGGCCACCTGGGTCGGCGGCCTGGAAGGCACCTATGGCCCACGCTATGGGCGCAACGGCACCTACGGCAATGGCGTGCTGGCCAGCGGCAACTGCGCAGCTATCTCGCGCACACCCGAATACTGCAACGACGATGGTTTCCTTACCCGCTTCTCCTGGGGCTATCGCGCGCGCGCCAGTCTGAGCTACCCGAACGCCGTCGCCGGCATCGACCTGCGCCCCAACCTGTCCTGGCAACACGACGTGGATGGCAATGGCCCGGGCGAAGGTTCAGCCTTCAGCGAGGGCTCCAAGGCCATCAGCGTCGGCCTCGATGCCTCGCTGAACAACACCTACAACGCCAGCCTGGCGTTCACCGACTTCATCGACGGCGACTACGGCACCCGCGGCGACCGCGACTACGTGTCGATCAGCTTCGGCGTCAACTTCTAAGCGGAGCCCACTCATGAAACAGCACCATAGCCTGGTACGTGGCGGCGCCCTGTTCTGCGCCCTTCTGTTGACCGGCAATGCCCTGGCGGCCGTATCGGCCGACGAAGCAGCGCAACTGCAGAACAGCCTGACCCCGATCGGCGCCGAGCGCGGCGCCAGCGCCGATGGAAAGATCCCCGCCTGGGATGGCGGCCTGAAAACCCAGATGAAGTTCGCCGCCAACGGCACCCCGCTCGATCCATTCGCCGGCGAGCAACCGCTGTTCAACATCGACGCGAGCAACTTCGAGCAGTACCGGGAGCAACTGAGCCCGGGGCAGATCGCCCTGCTGCAGCGCTTCCCGGACAGCTTCCGCTTGCCGGTGTACCCGAGTCATCGCTCAGTCAGTGTGACTACCGAGGTGGGCGCCGCAGCCGCACGCAATGCCAGTTCCACCCGCCTGATCAACGAGGGCAACGGCCTGGAAGGCTTCGCCGGCGTGGTCGCCTTCCCCGTCCCGAAGAATGGCCTGGAAGTGCTATGGAACCACCTGACGCGCAACCGCAACGCCAGTTCCAGCCTGATCACCGACAGCGCAGCGCCGCAGAAGGACGGCAGCTACACCATCATGACCACCCAGCAATACTTCACCCAGCGCGACGCGGTGAAGGGGCTGGCGGCGGACGAGGCACGCAACATCCTCTACTTCTACAGCCACAAGATCACCGCACCCTCGCGCATGGTCGGTGAAGTGGTGTTGGTGCACGAGACCGTCGACCAGGTAAGCGAGCCGCGCCTGTCCTGGTTGTATAGCGCCGGCCAACGACGCGTGCGACGCGCGCCGAGCATTGCCTACGATACCGCTGGGCCGACCACCGCCGGCCTGCGCACCGCCGACAGCCGCGACATGTTCAACGGCGCGCCGGACCGCTACGAGTGGCAACTGGTGGGCAAGAAGACCCTCTACGTGCCCTACAACAGCTACCGTCTGGCCTCGCCCGAGCTGAGCTACGAGACGCTGATCAAGCCCGGCCACGTCAACCCCGACGCAACCCGCTACGAGCTGCATCGTGTCTGGGAAGTGGTCGCCACACTGAAGCCAGGTATGCGCCACATCTACAGCAAGCGTCATTACTTCATCGACGAAGACACCTGGGCGATCCTCGAGGCCGATCACTACGACAGCCGCGGTGAACTGTGGCGCATCGGCGAGGCGCACAGCTTCTACCATCCGCAGGGCAAGGCCGCGGTCAACGCCATGGAAGTGACCTACGACATCAACAACGGCCGCTACATCGCCTCGGGGCTGACCAACGAACAGCGCCAGCCGTTCGACTTCGCCTACCAGGCCAGTGCCTCCGATTACTCGCCAGGCGCGCTGCGCAGCAAAGGCCTGCGCTGATCCCCAACCCTTTGCGCCGTCGGCTCCAGAGTCCGGCGGCGCTTTTTTTGTTTGTGGAGCACCATGCACACGCCCCTCCCCCGCAAACCACTGAGCCAGCGCCTGCTCGGCGGTGACGAACCCGACCCACGCTTCACCCTGGCCAACGAGCGCACCTTCCTGGCCTGGGTGCGCACGGCCCTGGCCCTGCTTGGTGGTGGCATTGCCGTGGAGACCTTCGCCGGCCAGGCCTTCGAGCCACTGCTGCGGCTATGTATCACCCTGAGCCTGCTGGCATTGAGCATCCTGGTCAGCGTTGGCGCCTGCCTGCGCTGGCTGGCGGTAGAGCGCGCCCTGCGCCATCGCCACGCCCTGCCCCTGCCCGGGCTGGTGCCCCTGCTGGCGCTCGGCTGCTGCCTGGCGGCGCTGATCCTGGTGGGTCTGTTCTGGCCACGCTGGCATGCCTGATGGTTCGAGCGATCCTGGCCTGCAGGCCGAACGTACCGAGCTGGCCTGGCGCCGCACGCAGCTGTCGCTGTTGGTGATCGCATGCCTGGCGCTGCGCGGGCAGGACCTCGCGGTAACGCTGGTCGCCCTCGTCAGCGTGGCACTGCTGTGGCTCGGCCAAGGCCGCCGCTATCGGCGCAGCCTGGCAATGCTACGCGTCGAACGCGGCCACGCCCGCCTGTTCAGTGTGCTCGGCACCGGCCTGGCGCTACTGGTCATGGCACTGCAAGCGATGTTCGGCGCCCTGCTGCGAGTCATATCGACCTGACCCCCGGTGATGCACCGCCGGATGCTCACATCTGTTCGTCGCTATCTCACTGCTACCCACTCCAACAAAAACGCCCCGCACGTCGACTGTCGTGCGGGGCGTCGATTTACCAGAACTCAGGGGCTGACCAAGTTGAACTGCGGGTTCGGCTCGTCCATGCCGCCGAGCAGCTTGAGCAGTTTCAGCCGCCCGCCCTCGATCTCGATGTCGCCGATGGTGGCCTCCTTGAGGAAGCCGGTTTCCTTCAGCGCGATGCGGTCGAGCAGCGCCTTGGTCATGCTCACATTGATGTCTGCCTGGGCATGTCGCGAGTCTTTGCGCTGGGTTAACACGCCATTGCGCAGGGTCAGGGCATAGTCCTCGCCGAGATCGGTGAAGCGCCAGTTGATCAGCAGGTCCTCGTCGGCCGCCTTCATCGCATCGATGCGTACCGCCAGGTAGTCGAAAAACATGCTCGGCGTCAGCGCCCGGATCATGTCCGGTGCACCGTTGCGCGAACGGGCCTCGGTAACACCCTGGCGCAGCTCCAACGCGCCGCTCAGGTAGACGTTGCGCCAGGTGGCGCTCTCGCTCTGGTAGCCGAGCTGTTCCAGGGTATCGGCCTGCAGCTCGCGTGCCGCCTCGTTGTTCGGCTCGGCGAACACCAGGTGGTTGAGCAGCTGCGCCGCCCAGCGGTACTCGCCGACGGAGAAGGCCTGGCGTGCGTTCAGCAGTACCGCTTCGGCACCGCCCATGGCTGCCACGTAGCGGCGTCCGGCATCCTCTGGCGGCAGCGGGTCGAGGTTAGCCGGGTTGCCATCGTAGAAACCCATGTAGCGCTGGTACACGGCGCGCACGTTGTGGCTCAACGAGCCGTAGTAGTCGCGGCTGTACCACTTGCTGGCCAAGCGCGGCGGCAGCGACTCCAGCCGGGCGGCGATCTCGGTCGGCGTCAGCCCCTGATTGATCAGGCGCAGCGTCTGGCTGTCGAGGAAGGCGTACATGTCACGCTGGTCGGCCAGGTAGTCGCGGATCTCGCTGCCACCCCAGGTCGGCCAGTGGTGCTGGGCGAACAATACCTCGGCCTTGTCGCCATAACGCACCAGGGCCTTGTCGAGGTAGTGCGCCCAGACCTTGGAGTCGCGCACCAGAGCACCGCGCAGGGTCAGCACGTTGTGCTGGGTGTGAGTAGCGTTCTCGGCCATGCACAGAGTCTTGAACTGCGGGAAGTACATGTTCATCTCGGCCGGAGCCTCGGTGCCGGGGGTGAGCTGGAACTCGATCTCCACGCCATCGATGCTGCGGGTCTCTAGCGCCTTGGAGATCAGCACTGTGGGCGCGATCAGGGTCACAGTGGCGTTGCTCGGTGTGCCCTTGCCGAGGCCGGAGTCGACCTGACCGCGCTCATCGCGCGGCAGCAGCGCGCCGTACATGTACTGGGCGCGACGCATCATCGCCGGGCCGGCCAGCACGTTCTCGCTGACCGCATGCTCGTAGAAGCCCTCCGGGGCGATGACCTGGACCTTACCGGCCTTGACGTCGGCCTCGTTGATCACCCCGCGCACGCCGCCGAAATGATCGACATGCGAATGGCTGTAGATCACCGCCAGAACCGGCTTGCGCGGGCGATGCTTGTAGTACAGCTCGAGCCCGGCTCGGGCGGTCTCGGTGCTGATCAGCGGGTCGATGAGGATGAGGCCACTGTCGCCCTCGATGATGGTCATGTTCGACAGGTCCAGGCCGCGCACCTGATACACGCGCTCGCGCACCTCGAACAGCCCAGCGATGTTGTTCAGCTGCGCCATGCGCCACAGGCTCGGGTTGACGCTGGCCGGAGCATCGTTGCCGTCGAGGAAGTTGTAGGCCATGCGGTTCCACACCGGTTGGCCCTCGGCATTCTCGACCACCCCGGTGAACGGCTCGATCAGCCCACGGCGGGCATTGTCGAAGTCGGCGCGGTCACTGAACGGCAGGCGCTGCAACCAGGCCTGGTTGCGTTCGCGGGTGATCTCGGTCGCGGGCTTGCCAGCGACGGGCGCCTCTGCATGGGCAGAGGAAACGATGAGCGCCAGGGCGAGGGCGCTGAGGCGGAAGCTGGGCATGAAAGGACTCGATCTGGTCTTGTTAGATATAAGAATCGCGCCCGACTCTATGAGCTGACCAGCGAGGTCGCCAATATCACTGACTCATGACAGCTATAACAATTTGCAATATCCCAGGCCGCTTCCATAGAAACTCTGAGCTACAGCTATTGGCCGATTCTGTTGAAAAAGTCCCTCTGCAATTTCTACTCGAGAAAGTAGGCGGCTTACGTTGAAAACTGAGCCAATTCTCGGGGCCGAACTGCTCCAGATTTCGCGCGGCAACGCGTCAATCGAACATTTTTCGACTACGAACGAGCGAACCTAGACGGCACCGACTTTTTCAACAGAATCGGCCGGTTAGCGACGAACTGGCGGTGGCCGTCGCTATGCATTGCATGGTCAAACTTCCGTCTGCTCCGCCATTTCCAAGGCGTGGTCTGTCCCGGGCTGAGCGGACACTGACTTATCGTCACCAGCGACACGAAAACTAAACAGGTCGCCAGAATCCAAAACGGCGACACGTTGTGCATACGGGAAGATTCGATCTGAAGCAGCCGTGGCGCTAAGCAGCATTCATGAATGCCCCTGGCGGTGTGCTCCGTGAATCGCCCCGGCTTTCCTAGACACTCTCCAAGCTCTGGAAATAACGCTTTTCAAACTCCACTGGCGATAGCTGCATAGCGCTGCTGTGCCGGCGTTTGGGGTTATAAAACATCTCGATGTAATCGAACACATCACTCCGGGCTTCTTCGCGGGTGCCGTAGGTTTTTCGTCGGATGCGTTCCCGCTTCAGCAACTGGAAAAAGCTTTCCGCCACCGCGTTGTCGTGGCAGTTACCGCGTCGACTCATGCTGCTGATCAGGTTGTTGGCCTTGAGGAAGCTCTGCCAGTCCGAGCTGCTGAACTGGCTGCCCTGGTCGGAGTGGATCATCACTTCCTGCTTGGGCTTGCGCCGCCACACCGCCATCAACAGGGCATCGATAGCCAGGTCGCTGCACATCCGTGGCTTCATCGACCAGCCGATCACCTGGCGTGAAAACAGATCCAGCACCACCGCCAAATACAGCCAGCCTTCATAGGTGCGGATGTAGGTGATGTCGGTGACCCAGACCTTGTTCGGTTCACTAACGTTGAATTGCCGCTCCAGGCGATTGGGCGAAGCCACCGTTGGCCGGCCGCCGTAATAGCCGGGGCGCCGCCGATAGCCGGTCTGTGAGCGCAGCCCTTCTCCTCGCATCAGGCGAGCCACGCGGTGCCGGCCACAGGACTCCCCCAGCTCACGCAGGTCGTCGTGAATCTTGCGATAGCCGTAGACCCCACCGCTTTCCAGCCAGGCATGTTTGATCAACCCGAGTAGGCGCTGATCTTCCTTGGCGCGTACGGATTTCGGCTCGGTCAGCCAGGCGTAGTAACCGCTGGGATGCACTTTCAGGGTCTGGCAGAGACGTCGAACCGGGTACTCCACCGACAGCTTGCTGATGAAGGCGTACTTCAGCCGGACTCCTTGGCAAAGTACGCGGCGGCCTTTTTTAGGATGTCTCGCTCTTCGGTCACTCGCTTGAGTTCGGCGCGCAGACGACGCAGTTCGGCCTGCTGATCGTCGTCTTGCTGCCGCTGCGCCTGGGGCTTGCCGTAGCGCTTGATCCAGGCATACAGGCTATGCAC is a genomic window of Pseudomonas resinovorans NBRC 106553 containing:
- a CDS encoding acyl-CoA dehydrogenase family protein — translated: MIKPSEKAAHLIDGINAFARDELAPLVQREGIRWGEPVAKPFLRDIWQRSCELGFYNAMLPEALGGAGLSVAELCMLKEAAVLTGSPLAPHILGELSGPPRVGHLFKVANEHQIEAFLQPICRAEKAVCFALTEAEAGSDAAALGTEARLEGDHYVLRGAKRYISGAPYADLAVLLAVTGPGRGAQGISAFFVDLHAEGVSVDSDYSVMSGGGAHGNILLEDVRVPVTNRIGEEGQGFKLAMGRITLNRLLHCPTMLGMAGLALNLSLDYARTRKQFGQPIAMFQSINHMLADMATELYAARSMMYATAANNDAGGDIKVQAPMCKLYASETAFRIADKAVQIHGGAGLIKGHPVEWFFRATRMMRILTGTSEIQRNTIAKGILLPS
- a CDS encoding MFS transporter, which codes for MPHQDSAFRPRQAWTIAVLLAFMMLVNFLDKVVIGLVGVPMTQELDLSPTEFGLIGGALHWLFAISAVVGGFLANRRPTRTLLLGMGLFWALIQLPMLFASSLWMIVACRVLLGIGEGPASPVATHALYKWFPDDRRSLPVALLHSGSAMGLLVAGAMIPWISLNYGWRTNFAVLAAIGLVWCGLWLLLGREGTLDTLRRNQPSAPQDEARVPYRRLLSDSSVLGNYACHFAANWSLALTLTWVPSYLEIGLGIDPLKTGHMFVMFVIVTTPLSLLMAWLSQRLMSRGVPSRLARGAFVSLCLIAGGLFSSALMLTELSVTTRIIALTLSGGLALVMYSVGPAMLAEFTPSSQRGGILAIGNAVASLAGLSAPVVTGLLVHGAGAGHPQGYAQGFFVCGGVMIVAGLIGLVAMNPQRSRERLAQDEVPVACSRA
- a CDS encoding LysR family transcriptional regulator, producing the protein MTLKQLRYLIAIAEAGSFSAAARRAYIAQPALSRQIGLLESELEMQLLERQHDGVALTDAGRRLYEVARSVVQKLDSVKDELTSTRGDPKGHVSISIPATASALLLPAIIARAAEKFPSITLTICDGLTREGGQAIELGKVDFGVVPNAEELEHVAAEPIFIEDLYWVGMGSQGLHGDPITLAEAGATRLVMAPRALHLRRRIEQAAMEAGVVLNVAYEQQSAPGIASLVRSGLAATISNWPPLADLLEPTEARQIVEPCITRTVSIAYSVHKPLSFAASCMRDLVHGLLVEAVREGRWRGSLIERTADEDQAREQATGTSS
- a CDS encoding DUF1302 domain-containing protein; translated protein: MVGSVQAVDFQLGAIDGQLDSALSIGTSISTANPDPKQLNSATGDDGRRNFRSGDAFSGIFKGIHDLELRHGDMGLFLRGSYWYDYVLRDQDQRFKNVEDNNRKRSAKSTGTELLDAFAYYNYAIAEQPGSARLGKQVVNWGESTFIQGGLNVVNPFNLSALRRPGSEVKEGLVPVNMFYVSQNLSESVSGDFFYQLDWEQTQLDNCGTFFSSNDFLADGCDGLDVGSVLTGVPAAVAALTPYGVNLTDEGIRIPRGKDQDARNSGQWGVSLRWFAADLDTEFGAYVANYHSRLPYMGTISSPYYNSTVFGNALNNALRLGTSQYVAQYPEDIHLYGLSFSTNLDTGTALQGEISYRPNMPIQLNGTDVIQSLLNDPNRSPLVAEGIRTPEANTLFNGYLRKEVTQAQVTATHSFAQVLGADQLMLIGEAAATWVGGLEGTYGPRYGRNGTYGNGVLASGNCAAISRTPEYCNDDGFLTRFSWGYRARASLSYPNAVAGIDLRPNLSWQHDVDGNGPGEGSAFSEGSKAISVGLDASLNNTYNASLAFTDFIDGDYGTRGDRDYVSISFGVNF
- a CDS encoding DUF1329 domain-containing protein → MKQHHSLVRGGALFCALLLTGNALAAVSADEAAQLQNSLTPIGAERGASADGKIPAWDGGLKTQMKFAANGTPLDPFAGEQPLFNIDASNFEQYREQLSPGQIALLQRFPDSFRLPVYPSHRSVSVTTEVGAAAARNASSTRLINEGNGLEGFAGVVAFPVPKNGLEVLWNHLTRNRNASSSLITDSAAPQKDGSYTIMTTQQYFTQRDAVKGLAADEARNILYFYSHKITAPSRMVGEVVLVHETVDQVSEPRLSWLYSAGQRRVRRAPSIAYDTAGPTTAGLRTADSRDMFNGAPDRYEWQLVGKKTLYVPYNSYRLASPELSYETLIKPGHVNPDATRYELHRVWEVVATLKPGMRHIYSKRHYFIDEDTWAILEADHYDSRGELWRIGEAHSFYHPQGKAAVNAMEVTYDINNGRYIASGLTNEQRQPFDFAYQASASDYSPGALRSKGLR
- a CDS encoding YidH family protein, translating into MHTPLPRKPLSQRLLGGDEPDPRFTLANERTFLAWVRTALALLGGGIAVETFAGQAFEPLLRLCITLSLLALSILVSVGACLRWLAVERALRHRHALPLPGLVPLLALGCCLAALILVGLFWPRWHA
- a CDS encoding DUF202 domain-containing protein; protein product: MPDGSSDPGLQAERTELAWRRTQLSLLVIACLALRGQDLAVTLVALVSVALLWLGQGRRYRRSLAMLRVERGHARLFSVLGTGLALLVMALQAMFGALLRVIST
- a CDS encoding alkyl/aryl-sulfatase, coding for MPSFRLSALALALIVSSAHAEAPVAGKPATEITRERNQAWLQRLPFSDRADFDNARRGLIEPFTGVVENAEGQPVWNRMAYNFLDGNDAPASVNPSLWRMAQLNNIAGLFEVRERVYQVRGLDLSNMTIIEGDSGLILIDPLISTETARAGLELYYKHRPRKPVLAVIYSHSHVDHFGGVRGVINEADVKAGKVQVIAPEGFYEHAVSENVLAGPAMMRRAQYMYGALLPRDERGQVDSGLGKGTPSNATVTLIAPTVLISKALETRSIDGVEIEFQLTPGTEAPAEMNMYFPQFKTLCMAENATHTQHNVLTLRGALVRDSKVWAHYLDKALVRYGDKAEVLFAQHHWPTWGGSEIRDYLADQRDMYAFLDSQTLRLINQGLTPTEIAARLESLPPRLASKWYSRDYYGSLSHNVRAVYQRYMGFYDGNPANLDPLPPEDAGRRYVAAMGGAEAVLLNARQAFSVGEYRWAAQLLNHLVFAEPNNEAARELQADTLEQLGYQSESATWRNVYLSGALELRQGVTEARSRNGAPDMIRALTPSMFFDYLAVRIDAMKAADEDLLINWRFTDLGEDYALTLRNGVLTQRKDSRHAQADINVSMTKALLDRIALKETGFLKEATIGDIEIEGGRLKLLKLLGGMDEPNPQFNLVSP
- a CDS encoding IS3 family transposase (programmed frameshift), which produces MSNQRYPEEFKIEAVKQVTERGLPVAEVAARLGMSVHSLYAWIKRYGKPQAQRQQDDDQQAELRRLRAELKRVTEERDIPKKGRRVLCQGVRLKYAFISKLSVEYPVRRLCQTLKVHPSGYYAWLTEPKSVRAKEDQRLLGLIKHAWLESGGVYGYRKIHDDLRELGESCGRHRVARLMRGEGLRSQTGYRRRPGYYGGRPTVASPNRLERQFNVSEPNKVWVTDITYIRTYEGWLYLAVVLDLFSRQVIGWSMKPRMCSDLAIDALLMAVWRRKPKQEVMIHSDQGSQFSSSDWQSFLKANNLISSMSRRGNCHDNAVAESFFQLLKRERIRRKTYGTREEARSDVFDYIEMFYNPKRRHSSAMQLSPVEFEKRYFQSLESV